Part of the Quercus lobata isolate SW786 chromosome 6, ValleyOak3.0 Primary Assembly, whole genome shotgun sequence genome, CAACATCCACAGCATCTTTGAATCCCAGGTGTTGGCCAGTGACGGTGGCATTGGGATGCGCGTAGGTGAGGGTAGGTATCAAATCAATAACCCTTTGACGCATTTTCTCCACAGTGTTTTTGTGAATCTTCAAAAGCTCCTCTTCAATGCTCTCTGCAGTATGATCATCTTCTATATACACCGAGTACGTCTTCCAATCACTGGGTAAGTACCACGCATACTGTGTATAAGCAGTATGAGGCGAAAAGAACACTGGAATACAACCCGTTAGGAAAGCATCGAATGTTGACCGGCGTGTGAACGAGTCACCTGGTGCTTGTAAACAAAATTCAGACTTTCTCATCACATTTAACACCTCCATTGGTTTGTGGCACTTGTAGTTGCTTATTGCCCCACAATTCAACAACTCGCAACGACTTGATTGGTGACACTGGGAGAGAATTTTGTCTCTAATGGCGGCCTTGTCTGAACCATTACGTGGGGCCCCTATGAAGGACCACAAGTGGGGCCTCTTGGCTTCCCTCATCTTCTTCTGCCACCTCACCACTTCGTTAAACTTGCTTGGGTGGAAATATGAAGGGTATGGAATTCCGTATTGCTTCGAGCCACCTGTCCAAGGTTGTCTTTCTACGGTCAGCACCGACATGTTTTTGACAGCTGGCAGGTTTAGCAGTATGTTCGCTCCGTAGTCCACCTCGTTGTCGTTGTCGGTGTCGGTCCTCATGAAATCCCATGCCGTTCTTCCTAACACCATGAAGTGGTCCTTCCCGTTATGATTTCGCCACGTCTCTTGACTTTCTATGTATTCAGCTAATCGAACGGCTAAGGCGTCCCTTGCTTTTAGATCAGACTCGCGGGCTGTACTGGATGCGTAGAGGCCACCGTAGAAGGGAACGTAGAACAAGTTGGCACGCTTGGGATCCCACGTGCGACACGGGTGGCTCTCCACACGTGCGTGGAAAATCATCTCGGCTATGAATTGGTAGGTAGCGAACCATGATGAGGTTGAGGTTGAGGATGAGGTTGAAGATTTGTTATAATTATTaccagaagaagaagcagaagaata contains:
- the LOC115993608 gene encoding probable xyloglucan galactosyltransferase GT17, whose protein sequence is MFFRKQQAPAGTPPWTEEETEKLSKNKETQCFTSTMNTQNKLKWFNVFLFVFLLAWFLVFFFWFPPTNTKPHRILPSHYTILVNNTKSAPKIIPTCNLENVSVYVYSLPAEFNLGLLKDCHNLNMYTDMCPYVANCGLGQPLWPLPQEYSSASSSGNNYNKSSTSSSTSTSSWFATYQFIAEMIFHARVESHPCRTWDPKRANLFYVPFYGGLYASSTARESDLKARDALAVRLAEYIESQETWRNHNGKDHFMVLGRTAWDFMRTDTDNDNEVDYGANILLNLPAVKNMSVLTVERQPWTGGSKQYGIPYPSYFHPSKFNEVVRWQKKMREAKRPHLWSFIGAPRNGSDKAAIRDKILSQCHQSSRCELLNCGAISNYKCHKPMEVLNVMRKSEFCLQAPGDSFTRRSTFDAFLTGCIPVFFSPHTAYTQYAWYLPSDWKTYSVYIEDDHTAESIEEELLKIHKNTVEKMRQRVIDLIPTLTYAHPNATVTGQHLGFKDAVDVALSALSNQVHLLDSS